A genomic stretch from Sulfuriferula thiophila includes:
- a CDS encoding nucleoside recognition domain-containing protein translates to MLNFIWVSFFLIAFGFASYNWLVLGHADSYSLIMQATFGAAKSAFEIALGLVGIMALWLGIMRIGERAGFLQGLTWLMNPLFRRLFPDVPANHPALGAITMNMAANMLGLDNAATPIGIKAMQELQTLNPDKTTASNAQILFLVINASSVTLLPVTIFTYRAQAGAHDPTDVFIPILIATYCSTMAGLLATAFFQRINLLDKVVLSYLAAISALVFGLVAYFAQLPASEMVRQSGLVSNFLLFGLITAFIGAAAIKKINAYEAFIEGAKEGFHTAITIIPYLVAMLVAIAVFRASGALDLAMNGIRHIVILLGWDTRFVDALPTALMKPLSGSGSRAMMIDTMHTFGADSFAGRLAAVIQGSTETTFYVLAVYFGAVGIQRVRHAVTCGLIADLGGLIAAIAVTYFFFG, encoded by the coding sequence ATGCTGAATTTTATCTGGGTCAGTTTTTTCCTTATTGCTTTTGGCTTTGCCAGCTATAACTGGCTGGTACTCGGCCACGCTGACAGCTACAGCCTGATCATGCAGGCGACCTTCGGCGCGGCCAAATCTGCGTTCGAGATTGCGCTTGGTCTGGTGGGTATTATGGCTTTGTGGCTGGGTATCATGCGTATCGGCGAACGCGCCGGTTTCCTGCAAGGCCTGACCTGGCTGATGAACCCGCTGTTCCGCCGCCTGTTTCCTGACGTACCGGCCAATCATCCCGCGCTCGGCGCCATCACCATGAACATGGCTGCCAACATGCTGGGACTGGATAATGCCGCCACGCCTATCGGCATCAAGGCCATGCAGGAACTGCAAACACTCAATCCCGACAAAACCACTGCCTCCAACGCACAGATACTGTTTCTGGTTATCAACGCCTCATCGGTCACGCTACTGCCTGTTACCATCTTCACCTATCGCGCCCAGGCCGGTGCGCATGACCCAACGGATGTCTTTATCCCCATCCTCATCGCCACTTACTGCTCGACCATGGCGGGCTTGCTGGCCACCGCATTTTTTCAGCGCATCAATTTACTGGATAAAGTAGTGCTGAGTTATCTGGCAGCCATTAGCGCTCTGGTATTCGGGCTGGTTGCCTATTTTGCGCAATTACCTGCCAGCGAAATGGTGCGACAATCAGGGCTGGTCAGCAATTTCCTGCTGTTCGGGCTGATTACCGCCTTCATCGGCGCAGCGGCCATTAAAAAAATTAACGCCTACGAGGCTTTTATCGAAGGCGCAAAAGAAGGTTTTCACACCGCCATCACCATCATTCCCTATCTTGTCGCCATGCTGGTCGCGATTGCTGTGTTTCGGGCCAGCGGTGCGTTAGACCTGGCCATGAACGGCATACGTCATATTGTCATCCTGCTCGGCTGGGACACCCGTTTTGTCGATGCATTGCCTACCGCATTAATGAAACCGCTCTCCGGCAGCGGCTCGCGTGCCATGATGATAGACACCATGCACACCTTTGGCGCCGACTCATTCGCCGGTCGACTCGCTGCCGTGATCCAGGGCAGCACGGAAACCACATTTTATGTCCTCGCCGTGTATTTTGGCGCAGTCGGTATCCAGCGCGTACGCCATGCAGTCACCTGCGGCCTGATCGCTGATCTGGGCGGTCTGATCGCCGCTATCGCCGTGACTTACTTCTTTTTCGGCTAA